The Rana temporaria chromosome 13, aRanTem1.1, whole genome shotgun sequence genome has a window encoding:
- the RIIAD1 gene encoding RIIa domain-containing protein 1 encodes MADPGALNPEQESLLGAWKIQTRIDNERYLRSHQEVRLLLSAFTREVLLHRPENIRQFAADYFTDPMLAAMIREKMSRSQPEEEESDGQYGGGAPRGTPAPLDPCTSVPSLLPPPPSSTC; translated from the exons ATGGCGGATCCCGGGGCCCTGAACCCCGAACAAGAGAGCCTGCTGGGGGCCTGGAAG ATCCAGACCCGGATCGATAATGAGCGCTACCTCCGGAGCCACCAGGAAGTGCGCCTGCTGCTGTCTGCGTTTACACG gGAGGTTCTGCTCCACCGTCCCGAGAACATCCGCCAGTTTGCGGCAG ATTATTTCACGGACCCGATGTTGGCGGCGATGATCCGGGAGAAGATGAGCCGATCCCAACCAGAGGAGGAGGAGTCTGACGGACAATATGGGGGAGGGGCACCCAGAGGAACACCCGCCCCCTTAGACCCGTGTACATCTGTGCCTTccctgcttccccctcccccgtCATCAACAtgttaa